The proteins below come from a single Eucalyptus grandis isolate ANBG69807.140 chromosome 3, ASM1654582v1, whole genome shotgun sequence genomic window:
- the LOC108960232 gene encoding disease resistance protein RPV1-like encodes MEWASCALKLAFLFVALSCILRKSNQALLASITAAVLEYESCESPKSAPTFVTFLGSYEVFLSFRGPDTRKGFTDCLFTSLTEKGISVFRDNEELPVGGKIKLSLTEAIKQSKIAIPIISKDYASSKSCLMELQQMLECRENKEQMIIPIFYDVDCSDVKHLKGSFGKSFYELVKNEGIGRERINAWKKALRDIGEVRGLNLAEMNGGHHGKLIQLVVSDVWQRLKKRGLVVTEYLVGINRHVEEVMRKLNVDFCDGQAVETFGHKKCVVAICGMPGVGKTTLAKVVYNRLYHLFDGFAYLENVQERYTQVAGLKTLRIDLVSQLVNKGSQGFGTSDEVTLFIKHRFSNMKVLIFLDDVGDPEQLVQIAGELTDYGPGSRIIVTSRKQDVLTKVKVADQKYEVEAMEEGEALQLFCKHAFGKDFIREIDHTLSSAIITATGGLPLALEVVGSFLFSKSKEVWEDTLKKFKHAPHKKVEKVLKMCYEDLDENQKKIFLDIACFFIGKDKRIAIYMWEDCEFYPHEGIEALLVRFLVKVGENNELWMHDQLRDFGRDIVQKENPEEPCRRSRLWNHKEALAMLKERKGTEKVQALGIMFDHGTDVCFTCEAFYPLWNLRFLKLDCANIEGNLQNLLPNLRWLDWQVCPEKTLGLPYFNVEHLLILDLSWSRINQGWRGWELIREKAKKLKVLNLTGCPELLESPEFPAPIKLERLILEACSKLSLISPSISNLSSLVSLNMKSCNLDQLPDLGFAKALKELVIDGTFIDTIRFREGSMEQLETLSACKCERLEQIYEIDHLRSLSNLALDGAAIKTLPVSIGSLKKLRCLSLRSCQKLTEIPRSTGKLKELQFMDLSNTGVDELPHSVKHLDNLKVLKMEFTRIGKFPEAIQNLPKLEEIDFSRCWNLEIQMDCDLAGLSSLRVLKLSYTRIFHLPESICCLSNLQMLELRNCKKLQEHKSIQFLKYCDSHGGVGLDLGDGYGYISKSQAAPVFETCDYHNGVESHPECRLCSLGNCVNCHVHVDDSDGNNCCEGDGDCCTSESQTTPVLEASNSLGATDLKCYVPAATESTVDLAIVMPVCQNHIPLQYSSTVMAAAV; translated from the exons atggagtgGGCGTCGTGTGCATTGAAACTGGCGTTCCTGTTCGTCGCGCTCTCGTGCATTCTCCGGAAGTCAAACCAAGCTCTGTTGGCTTCGATCACCGCGGCGGTCCTTGAATAC GAATCATGCGAATCGCCAAAATCTGCACCTACTTTTGTCACATTTTTGGGAAGTTACGAAgttttcttgagtttcagagggcCAGATACCCGGAAGGGATTCACAGATTGCCTCTTTACCAGCCTCACAGAAAAGGGGATCAGTGTTTTCAGAGACAATGAAGAGCTCCCTGTTGGAGGAAAGATCAAGCTGTCACTCACTGAGGCGATCAAGCAGTCGAAGATAGCCATACCCATCATCTCCAAGGATTATGCTTCAAGCAAAAGCTGTCTCATGGAGCTGCAGCAAATGTTAGAGTGCAGAGAGAACAAAGAGCAAATGATCATTCCCATATTCTATGATGTCGATTGCTCTGATGTAAAACACCTTAAGGGTTCTTTTGGGAAGTCCTTTTATGAACTTGTTAAGAATGAGGGAATTGGTAGAGAGAGGATCAATGCGTGGAAGAAGGCTCTCCGAGATATTGGAGAAGTAAGAGGGTTGAACTTGGCTGAAATGAATGGTGG GCATCATGGCAAGCTTATACAGCTAGTCGTCTCAGATGTCTGGCAACGATTAAAGAAGCGTGGCCTAGTCGTGACTGAATATCTAGTTGGGATCAACCGTCATGTAGAAGAGGTTATGAGGAAGCTTAATGTTGATTTTTGTGATGGACAAGCTGTTGAAACATTTGGCCACAAGAAATGTGTTGTTGCAATATGTGGTATGCCTGGGGTTGGCAAAACTACTCTTGCAAAGGTTGTCTACAACCGACTCTACCATCTCTTTGATGGTTTTGCCTATCTCGAGAATGTTCAAGAAAGGTATACCCAGGTGGCAGGGCTTAAGACTTTGCGAATTGATTTAGTTTCTCAACTAGTAAATAAGGGGAGTCAAGGTTTCGGTACTTCTGATGAGGTTACGCTCTTTATCAAACACAGATTCAGCAATATGAAggttctcatttttcttgatgacGTGGGTGACCCTGAACAGCTTGTTCAGATTGCGGGTGAGCTTACAGATTATGGTCCTGGAAGCAGAATTATTGTGACATCTAGAAAGCAAGATGTTCTTACAAAGGTCAAAGTAGCAGATCAAAAATACGAGGTTGAGGCAATGGAAGAAGGTGAAGCTCTTCAACTTTTTTGTAAGCATGCATTTGGTAAGGATTTCATCAGAGAGATTGACCATACTCTTTCGAGTGCCATTATAACAGCTACTGGTGggcttcctttagctcttgaagTGGTGggttctttcttattttcaaaatcaaaagaagtgTGGGAAGATACATTGAAGAAATTCAAACATGCTCCTCACAAGAAAGTTGAAAAAGTATTGAAGATGTGTTATGAAGATTTAgatgaaaatcagaaaaagatattcctggatatagcatgtttttttattggCAAAGATAAGAGAATTGCCATTTACATGTGGGAGGACTGTGAATTTTACCCTCACGAGGGCATTGAAGCTCTTCTTGTTAGGTTTTTGGTTAAAGTTGGAGAGAACAACGAGCTgtggatgcatgaccaattaAGAGACTTTGGTAGGGACATAGTACAGAAGGAGAACCCCGAAGAACCTTGCAGGCGAAGCAGATTGTGGAATCACAAGGAAGCATTAGCCATGCTAAAGGAAAGGAAG GGCACTGAAAAGGTTCAAGCCCTTGGAATCATGTTTGATCATGGAACTGACGTTTGTTTCACGTGCGAAGCATTTTATCCTCTCTGGAATTTGAGGTTCCTTAAACTGGACTGTGCAAATATTGAAGGCAATCTTCagaatcttcttccaaattTAAGATGGTTGGATTGGCAAGTATGCCCTGAAAAGACCTTGGGACTTCCTTATTTCAATGTTGAACACTTGCTCATTCTTGATCTGTCATGGAGCCGGATAAATCAAGGTTGGAGAGGTTGGGAGCTGATAAGAGAG AAGGcgaagaaattgaaagttttgaacCTAACGGGGTGTCCTGAGTTACTTGAATCTCCAGAATTCCCTGCTCCAATTAAACTAGAAAGATTGATTCTGGAAGCTTGTTCCAAATTATCCTTGATTAGCCCATCCATTAGCAATCTAAGCAGCTTAGTTTCCTTAAATATGAAGTCTTGTAATTTGGACCAGTTGCCAGATCTGGGTTTCGCGAAGGCTTTAAAAGAGCTTGTGATCGATGGGACTTTTATTGATACAATTCGTTTCCGAGAAGGTTCTATGGAACAACTTGAAACTCTCAGTGCTTGCAAGTGTGAAAGGTTAGAACAAATATATGAGATTGATCACTTACGATCTCTTTCTAATCTTGCACTGGATGGAGCTGCTATAAAGACCCTCCCAGTTTCCATTGGGTCACTGAAGAAACTTCGATGCCTATCTTTAAGGAGCTGTCAGAAATTAACTGAAATTCCACGATCCACTGGAAAGCTCAAGGAACTGCAGTTTATGGACCTGTCAAACACGGGAGTTGACGAATTGCCCCATTCAGTCAAGCATTTGGACAATTTGAAAGTGCTAAAGATGGAATTTACTCGCATAGGGAAATTTCCTGAAGCAATACAAAATCTGCCAAAGTTGGAAGAGATAGATTTTTCTCGCTGCTGGAATTTGGAGATTCAGATGGACTGTGATCTTGCAGGATTATCCTCTTTGAGAGTTTTGAAATTATCATATACCCGAATTTTTCACTTGCCTGAGAGCATTTGTTGCCTCTCAAATCTCCAAATGCTTGAATTGCGTAACTGCAAGAAGCTTCAG GAGCATAAGAGTATTCAATTTTTGAAGTATTGCGACAGCCATGGCGGAGTTGGATTGGATCTTGGCGATGGCTATGGCTATATATCAAAATCACAAGCCGCCCCTGTATTTGAGACTTGCGACTACCACAACGGAGTGGAATCGCATCCTGAGTGCAGACTTTGCTCCCTTGGCAACTGTGTTAATTGCCACGTCCATGTTGATGATTCTGATGGCAACAATTGTTGTGAAGGCGATGGCGATTGTTGTACATCCGAATCACAAACTACCCCTGTACTCGAGGCTAGCAACAGCCTTGGTGCCACAGACCTCAAATGCTATGTGCCCGCGGCAACTGAGTCAACTGTTGATTTGGCAATTGTGATGCCCGTGTGCCAAAATCATATACCGCTCCAGTACTCAAGCACAGTGATGGCAGCGGCTGTGTGA
- the LOC120291967 gene encoding uncharacterized protein LOC120291967, with translation MAKFTPEEVSALQAGGNERARQIFLKEWDPQRHSHPDSSNLYKLRDFIKHVYVDRKFSGERSEEKLPRLRLTNKEESYTNRSSNAYRSASGSPSYEDRYERPHSGRSSPSGRSEDGMLRYYSDERRSPRYAREISRYGGYRKSPVRFEVVDDRFRDDVLGDGRRSQGQRLSNEESRRGSRSPENQKNMDKSTSTVARPAKETLRDNGLSRRAGETKENSDGCANVKKVRSLNNLGNTDSSAAEIKEAKSRSVTEIRTDKKPPDASAETQRQQMPSSTDGGNWASFAPPANEKASSASNASTLEMLLLELTPAIVTVSNVSEGLSDYDAQPTASVSNTSPTGASDVPAEQISAPANVPAEQISALANVPTQQASVLADDPTTSTSVASKEHISEEPPKVAAKSQVDLLEQFPSTQMYQPPASPSKDENFAVEQNESPPLTSLELNVQGPSWDSSQTADATVQAASSGLALQNLPTEPNPSTRKELPADLFTAFYTPAPAPIQGWQTARPHVMGFNMQSYPNMTPMPAYPTSARSTNPFDFGDGTDQPQGSAIDCLKSKDGSTLLVSHQAIELPISSS, from the exons ATGGCTAAATTTACTCCTGAAGAAGTGAGCGCACTTCAAGCTGGAGGAAATGAG CGAGCGCGGCAAATATTTCTCAAAGAATGGGATCCTCAACGCCATTCTCATCCTGACAGCAG TAACCTTTATAAACTCCGGGATTTCATCAAGCATGTCTATGTAGATAGGAAATTTAGTGGTGAAAGAAGCGAGGAGAAGCTCCCGAGGCTGAGATTG ACCAACAAAGAAGAGTCCTACACGAACAGAAGTTCTAATGCATATAGGAGTGCATCTGGAAGCCCCAGTTATGAGGACAGATATGAAAGACCTCATAGCGGAAGGTCTAGTCCAAGCGGACGAAGCGAAGATGGGATGTTAAGATATTATTCTGATGAAAGGAGAAGTCCAAGATATGCCCGAGAAATCTCGAGATACGGGGGTTATAGAAAGAGTCCTGTCCGTTTCGAGGTTGTTGATGACCGGTTTCGGGACGACGTGTTAGGAGATGGCAGGCGATCTCAGGGTCAAAGGCTTTCAAATGAAGAATCAAGGCGGGGAAGCAGGTCACCCGAGAATCAGAAGAACATGGATAAGTCCACTTCCACTGTAGCTCGACCCGCAAAGGAGACTTTAAGGGACAATGGTCTTTCCCGCAGGGCAGgtgaaacaaaggaaaattctgATGGCTGTGCCAATGTCAAG AAGGTTCGTTCATTAAATAATTTGGGCAATACTGACAGCAGTGCAGCGGAAATAAAAGAGGCCAAATCCCGAAGTGTGACTGAGATTCGTACAGACAAAAAGCCTCCCGATGCTTCAGCTGAAACTCAGAGACAACAAATGCCTTCCTCTACTGATGGAGGTAACTGGGCGTCGTTTGCCCCCCCAGCAAATGAGAAGGCATCATCAGCATCAAATGCAAGTACCCTGGAAATGTTGTTGCTAGAATTAACACCGGCAATCGTAACTGTCAGTAATGTGTCCGAAGGACTCAGCGACTACGATGCTCAGCCAACAGCATCTGTGAGCAACACTTCACCCACTGGCGCCTCCGATGTTCCTGCAGAACAAATATCAGCCCCAGCCAATGTTCCTGCAGAACAAATATCAGCATTAGCCAATGTTCCTACACAGCAAGCATCGGTCCTGGCTGATGATCCTACTACATCAACTTCTGTTGCCTCAAAGGAACATATTAGCGAAGAACCTCCCAAAGTTGCAGCCAAGAGCCAAGTTGACTTGTTAGAGCAGTTTCCAAGCACTCAGATGTATCAGCCTCCAGCCTCCCCTTCTAAGGATGAGAATTTTGCGGTAGAACAGAATGAATCACCG CCATTAACGTCACTCGAGCTTAATGTGCAAGGACCTTCCTGGGATTCATCTCAAACTGCCGACGCAACTGTCCAAGCGGCGAGCTCTGGTTTGGCATTGCAGAACCTTCCCACTGAGCCGAACCCCAGCACGAGAAAGGAACTTCCAGCT GACCTTTTCACTGCATTTTACACTCCAGCACCAGCACCAATTCAAGGCTGGCAAACAGCTAGACCTCATGTCATGGGCTTCAACATGCAGTCCTATCCTAACATGACG CCTATGCCCGCATACCCAACTTCTGCAAGGTCGACAAACCCATTCGATTTCGGTGATGGAACTGATCAACCTCAAGGGTCAGCG ATAGACTGCCTAAAAAGCAAGGATGGGAGCACGTTACTCGTCTCCCACCAAGCTATTGAGCTTCCCATCTCGAGTTCATAA
- the LOC104437737 gene encoding LOW QUALITY PROTEIN: molybdate transporter 1 (The sequence of the model RefSeq protein was modified relative to this genomic sequence to represent the inferred CDS: deleted 2 bases in 1 codon) translates to MEDQPSNTNHPQAPTKFKFTSPSGVFQKLRSNLAIRSKWGEINGAMGDLGTYIPIVLALTLAKDLNLGTTLIFTGVYNMVTGAIYGVPMPVQPMKAIAAAGISSADFGIPEIMAAGICTGAILVVLGVTGLMQLVYRLIPLSVVRGIQLSQGLSFAMTAVKYIRQVQNFSKSKSAGNRHWLGLDGLVLAIVCACFIVVVNGAGEENEETESYRESGDDIEDQSSTRKRKWKKIMMALPSAFMIFLLGVVLAFIREPKVVRGFKFGPSSIAVVKISRHAWKEGFIKGTIPQLPLSILNSVIAVCKLSYDLFEKDFSTASVAVTVGLMNLVGCWFGAMPCCHGAGGLAGQYKFGGRSGGCVAILGAAKLILGLVLGSSLVKVLDQFPVGVLGVLLLFAGIELAMAARDMNSKEEAFVMLICAAVSLVGSSAALGFLCGMVVHVLLKLRNLSSFRSCSTTWMQGRP, encoded by the exons ATGGAGGACCAGCCTTCGAACACCAACCATCCTCAGGCACCCACCAAGTTCAAGTTCACCTCCCCGTCCGGCGTGTTCCAAAAGCTTAGGTCCAACTTGGCCATCCGCTCGAAATGGGGTGAGATCAATGGAGCCATGGGCGACTTAGGCACGTACATCCCCATAGTCCTGGCCTTGACGCTGGCCAAGGACCTCAACCTCGGCACGACCTTGATATTCACCGGCGTCTACAACATGGTCACCGGCGCCATATACGGCGTCCCGATGCCGGTGCAACCCATGAAGGCGATCGCGGCGGCTGGGATCTCGAGTGCCGACTTCGGCATCCCGGAGATCATGGCGGCAGGGATTTGCACCGGCGCGATCTTGGTCGTCCTGGGGGTCACCGGGCTGATGCAGCTCGTTTATAGGCTGATTCCTCTGTCTGTTGTTAGGGGGATTCAGCTCTCGCAAGGGCTGTCGTTCGCGATGACTGCTGTGAAGTACATCAGGCAAGTTCAAAACTTTTCGAAGTCGAAGTCCGCTGGGAATAGGCACTGGCTTGGGTTGGATGGCCTGGTGCTGGCCATTGTTTGTGCTTGTTTCATTGTGGTCGTCAATGGTGCCGGTGAAGAGAATGAAGAGACGGAAAGTTACCGGGAATCGGGCGACGACATCGAGGATCAAAGCTCgacgaggaagagaaaatggaagaagatcaTGATGGCTCTTCCTTCAGCTTTCATGATCTTCCTGCTAGGTGTTGTCCTGGCCTTCATCAGAGAGCCTAAAGTGGTCAGGGGCTTTAAATTTGGTCCGTCCTCTATAGCAGTTGTGAAGATTTCAAGGCATGCTTGGAAAGAGGGATTCATTAAAGGCACAATTCCCCAACTCCCGTTATCGATATTGAACTCGGTTATTGCGGTGTGCAAGCTGTCGTACGATCTCTTC GAGAAGGACTTCTCTACCGCGTCAGTCGCGGTCACGGTAGGACTGATGAATCTGGTCGGGTGCTGGTTCGGGGCCATGCCGTGCTGCCATGGCGCCGGAGGGCTGGCGGGGCAGTACAAGTTTGGCGGCAGGAGCGGCGGCTGCGTGGCGATCCTGGGAGCCGCCAAATTGATTCTTGGTCTGGTCCTTGGGAGTTCTCTGGTGAAGGTGTTGGATCAGTTCCCTGTTGGCGTGCTTGGTGTCCTGCTTCTGTTTGCAGGGATTGAGCTGGCCATGGCTGCCAGGGACATGAATTCGAAGGAGGAGGCTTTCGTGATGCTGATCTGCGCAGCGGTTTCTCTAGTTGGATCGAGCGCAGCGCTCGGGTTTCTTTGTGGGATGGTGGTTCATGTGCTACTCAAGTTGAGGAATTTGAGTAGCTTTCGTTCCTGCTCGACGACATGGATGCAAGGAAGGCCTTGA